The following proteins are encoded in a genomic region of Oncorhynchus kisutch isolate 150728-3 linkage group LG6, Okis_V2, whole genome shotgun sequence:
- the skp2 gene encoding S-phase kinase-associated protein 2 isoform X1: MSHEGPLQELPCLNEYLEGSMLSISQKSKRKKRERIGDCLDTENTPHELIHQWSPPHKQRVVCKGKENEENQFVLARRPRKRREFSGLSWDTLPDELLLGILSCLPLQDLLRMSRVCKRWHRLAFDESLWHSVDLVGNPQLDQALGQVLMAGVLGLRCPCTCIGEPHFTHTQHLRVQHMDLSSCTVSTLFLDDIISRCRRLENLSLEGLELSDWIIQSLSQNTELVRLNLCGCSGFSPDSLGEMLKSCSRLEELNLSWCDFSTDHVKAVVSNIPSNITQLNLSGYRQNLTMEDLKDLVERCPHLVNLDLSDSVLMTTSSFPILQQLQSLRHLALSRCYQIHPAALADFEKFPELQTLEVYGLVQDTYLPILSKSLPRLQINTRPFSGVARPTEATRRDRAMWGMTCRLVFRS, encoded by the exons ATGTCACACGAAGG GCCTCTGCAGGAGTTGCCCTGCCTGAATGAGTATTTGGAGGGATCAATGCTGTCCATATCCCAGAAGAGCAAACGGAAAAAAAGAGAACGCATCGGAGACTGTCTGGACACCGAGAACACCCCTCACGAGCTCATTCACCAGTGGTCACCACCTCACAAGCAGCGGGTGGTCTGCAAGGGAAAAGAGAATGAGGAGAACCAGTTTGTGCTTGCCAGGCGACCAAGGAAAAGGAGGGAGTTCTCAG GCTTGTCCTGGGACACACTACCAGATGAGTTACTGTTGGGAATCCTTTCCTGCCTTCCCCTGCAGGACCTCCTCCGGATGTCCCGGGTCTGCAAGCGTTGGCATCGCTTGGC GTTTGACGAGTCTCTGTGGCATAGTGTGGATCTTGTAGGGAACCCCCAGCTGGATCAAGCTCTTGGGCAGGTGCTTATGGCTGGAGTACTAGGACTGCGCTGCCCCTGTACCTGCATTGGAGAACCACATTTCACCCACACACA ACACCTGCGTGTCCAGCACATGGATCTCTCCAGCTGCACTGTCTCAACCCTGTTTCTAGATGACATCATCTCCCGCTGCAGGCGACTAGAGAATCTAAGCTTGGAGGGACTGGAGCTCTCGGACTGGATCATTCA GTCCCTATCCCAGAATACTGAGCTGGTACGGCTCAACCTGTGTGGCTGCTCTGGCTTCTCACCCGACTCGCTTGGTGAGATGCTCAAATCCTGCTCACG GCTTGAAGAGCTGAACTTGTCATGGTGTGACTTCAGTACTGATCATGTGAAGGCTGTTGTCAGTAACATCCCCTCCAATATCACTCAGCTCAACCTTAGTGGCTACAGACAGAACCTTACTATGGAAG ATCTGAAAGACTTGGTGGAGAGATGTCCTCACCTTGTAAATCTGGATTTAAG TGACAGTGTTCTGATGACGACCTCAAGTTTCCCCATCCTGCAGCAGCTGCAGTCTCTTAGACACTTAGCGTTGAGCCGTTGCTACCAGATCCACCCTGCTGCCTTAGC TGACTTTGAGAAGTTTCCAGAGCTGCAGACGTTAGAGGTGTATGGGCTGGTCCAGGACACTTACCTGCCAATCCTGAGTAAAAGTTTGCCCCGTCTCCAAATCAACACCCGGCCATTCTCGGGTGTGGCCCGTCCCACCGAGGCCACCCGGCGGGACCGCGCCATGTGGGGTATGACCTGTCGACTGGTGTTCAGGTCCTAG
- the skp2 gene encoding S-phase kinase-associated protein 2 isoform X2 — protein MSIWRDQCCPYPRRANGKKENASETVWTPRTPLTSSFTSGHHLTSSGWSAREKRMRRTSLCLPGDQGKGGSSQDLLRMSRVCKRWHRLAFDESLWHSVDLVGNPQLDQALGQVLMAGVLGLRCPCTCIGEPHFTHTQHLRVQHMDLSSCTVSTLFLDDIISRCRRLENLSLEGLELSDWIIQSLSQNTELVRLNLCGCSGFSPDSLGEMLKSCSRLEELNLSWCDFSTDHVKAVVSNIPSNITQLNLSGYRQNLTMEDLKDLVERCPHLVNLDLSDSVLMTTSSFPILQQLQSLRHLALSRCYQIHPAALADFEKFPELQTLEVYGLVQDTYLPILSKSLPRLQINTRPFSGVARPTEATRRDRAMWGMTCRLVFRS, from the exons ATGAGTATTTGGAGGGATCAATGCTGTCCATATCCCAGAAGAGCAAACGGAAAAAAAGAGAACGCATCGGAGACTGTCTGGACACCGAGAACACCCCTCACGAGCTCATTCACCAGTGGTCACCACCTCACAAGCAGCGGGTGGTCTGCAAGGGAAAAGAGAATGAGGAGAACCAGTTTGTGCTTGCCAGGCGACCAAGGAAAAGGAGGGAGTTCTCAG GACCTCCTCCGGATGTCCCGGGTCTGCAAGCGTTGGCATCGCTTGGC GTTTGACGAGTCTCTGTGGCATAGTGTGGATCTTGTAGGGAACCCCCAGCTGGATCAAGCTCTTGGGCAGGTGCTTATGGCTGGAGTACTAGGACTGCGCTGCCCCTGTACCTGCATTGGAGAACCACATTTCACCCACACACA ACACCTGCGTGTCCAGCACATGGATCTCTCCAGCTGCACTGTCTCAACCCTGTTTCTAGATGACATCATCTCCCGCTGCAGGCGACTAGAGAATCTAAGCTTGGAGGGACTGGAGCTCTCGGACTGGATCATTCA GTCCCTATCCCAGAATACTGAGCTGGTACGGCTCAACCTGTGTGGCTGCTCTGGCTTCTCACCCGACTCGCTTGGTGAGATGCTCAAATCCTGCTCACG GCTTGAAGAGCTGAACTTGTCATGGTGTGACTTCAGTACTGATCATGTGAAGGCTGTTGTCAGTAACATCCCCTCCAATATCACTCAGCTCAACCTTAGTGGCTACAGACAGAACCTTACTATGGAAG ATCTGAAAGACTTGGTGGAGAGATGTCCTCACCTTGTAAATCTGGATTTAAG TGACAGTGTTCTGATGACGACCTCAAGTTTCCCCATCCTGCAGCAGCTGCAGTCTCTTAGACACTTAGCGTTGAGCCGTTGCTACCAGATCCACCCTGCTGCCTTAGC TGACTTTGAGAAGTTTCCAGAGCTGCAGACGTTAGAGGTGTATGGGCTGGTCCAGGACACTTACCTGCCAATCCTGAGTAAAAGTTTGCCCCGTCTCCAAATCAACACCCGGCCATTCTCGGGTGTGGCCCGTCCCACCGAGGCCACCCGGCGGGACCGCGCCATGTGGGGTATGACCTGTCGACTGGTGTTCAGGTCCTAG